The proteins below are encoded in one region of Pangasianodon hypophthalmus isolate fPanHyp1 chromosome 6, fPanHyp1.pri, whole genome shotgun sequence:
- the blm gene encoding recQ-like DNA helicase BLM isoform X1, translating into MPTLPHNNLKEQLERHSSAAARSKSLARSKPGTFCFKKKCTPGSAKAEVPQKLPGKAKTQTFNPVVNPFAVSKPSLVELSISRLHKPQKNRLTGTNGGKAVGLAEDYISSAIPLDDWDHFDDFETPVKGERAGPDKDLSPKGARAQTCSTENRDLPIVGSFGTSDKACFVSKKILAVDQGGAQSGHTDGESPINTTKHLISVKHKSLLSDCEDKSIATGIKATDKIVGDFNCSTAGNLKSPSGFDDTLFSVMESICCLVDTIPEHELISLTCGTELLLLRAHRKRIVADAALLENQQSDRGTNTHPRLLHKATSAVTSKGDRSSTHFQFNKSNASVISLDCNNSIFKDSDCIINDVVKGDACSLNPSLIQADNQHKGKISGLNNGNVNIQPGECSLSLSFNQSNGQTVAQEKMVHFTSPKNTMEVDRKNVDSNALVGGAGLQDHKESDDIGDFCISDFDIDDFSENDIPDYCEEPAAFSVTGSSSALPQPFCEGGLSNSYEVASRNLAHDRFWGFNFPHSPEMMKIFHKKFGLHQFRFNQLEAINATLLGEDTFVLMPTGGGKSLCYQLPACVSAGVTVVISPLRSLIVDQVQKLTALDVPATSLSGEKSDYEAGRIYMQLSKNDPVIKLLYATPEKICASGRMISALQNLYERGLLARFVIDEAHCVSQWGHDFRPDYKRMHELRQKFPKVPIMALTATATPRVQKDILNQLAMTRPQVFSMSFNRHNLIYSVLPKKPKKVGEDCINWIKKHYPYDSGIVYCLSRNDCDSMADSLQRAGIAALAYHAGINDSDREYVQNKWINQDGCQVICATIAFGMGIDKPDVRYVIHASLPKSVEGYYQESGRAGRDGEISHCILFYSYTDVIRIKRLIALDKEGNHQSKATHINNLHSMVHYCENVTECRRIQLLAYFGEHKFNTEFCRQYPEVICDNCARPHQYNARNVTEDVKKIVRFIQENCEKVGGKCPRFLQQNRLTLNMLVDIFLGSKSARIKSGMYGIGAAYSKHNAERLFKKLVLDHILVEDLYITNNGQAVAYISAGLKAMDVINGIIQVNFHETESASSIRKHKATVTKSVSKREEMVKRCLEELNELCKKLGKVFGLHYYNIFSTATLKKIAETLSTDPEVLLQIDGVTEDKLEKYGAELIELLEKYSKWQLSEVEEQAEGSHSTDDYYDRDGSMSAYFRSSKGQGEKRKKPPLSKNSKRRRGYNNQNFSKRGNQSSSKGRHIGADRVSKHAPSAPARRKPGFMALPIPQRAERPFLKPAFSQLG; encoded by the exons gacattttgctttaaaaagaaGTGTACACCAGGCAGTGCCAAAGCTGAAGTGCCTCAAAAG CTTCCAGGCAAAGCCAAGACACAGACATTCAACCCAGTAGTCAACCCATTTGCAGTGAGCAAACCTAGCCTTGTTGAGCTTTCCATCAGCAGATTGCATaaaccacaaaaaaacagactcaCAGGCACCAATGGAGGCAAAGCTGTAGGATTAGCTGAGGATTACATCTCGTCTGCTATTCCCTTGGACGACTGGGACCACTTTGATGATTTTGAAACTCCAGTCAAGGGAGAAAGAGCAGGACCAGACAAAGACCTATCACCTAAAGGTGCTAGAGCTCAGACTTGCAGCACTGAGAATAGGGATTTGCCAATAGTGGGATCTTTTGGCACGTCAGACAAAGCTTGCTTTGtttcaaaaaaaattcttgcTGTTGATCAGGGTGGTGCCCAGTCAGGACATACTGATGGTGAATCCCCCATCAatacaacaaaacatttaatttcagttaaacACAAGTCTCTGCTAAGTGACTGTGAAGACAAGAGCATTGCCACTGGCATTAAGGCTACTGATAAAATTGTGGGGGATTTCAACTGTTCAACAG CAGGCAATTTGAAGTCACCATCGG GGTTTGATGATACTCTCTTCAGTGTTATGGAGTCTATTTGTTGTCTAGTGGACACAATCCCTGAACATGAGCTTATATCCCTTACTTGTGGCACAGAATTGCTTTTACTGAGAGCTCACAG GAAAAGGATTGTAGCTGATGCTGCATTGTTGGAAAATCAGCAGTCAGACAGAGGAACCAACACTCACCCTAGGTTGCTTCACAAAGCTACTTCTGCTGTCACAAGCAAAGGCGATCGTTCATCTACACACTTTCAGTTCAATAAATCCAATGCTTCTGTTATATCTCTGGATTGCAACAATAGTATCTTTAAAGATTCAGACTGCATTATCAATGATGTGGTTAAAGGAGATGCCTGCAGCCTGAATCCTTCCCTTATACAGGCTGATAATCAACACAAGGGAAAAATCTCAGGCCTGAACAATGGTAATGTAAACATTCAACCTGGAGAATGTTCTTTGAGTCTGTCCTTCAATCAGTCAAATGGTCAGACTGTGGCTCAAGAGAAAATGGTACATTTCACCTCTCCTAAGAATACAATGGAGGTGGACAGAAAGAATGTGGACAGCAACGCATTAGTTGGAGGGGCTGGTTTACAAGACCACAAAGAATCAGATGACATAGGTGACTTCTGCATAAGTGACTTTGACATTGATGACTTCAGTGAGAATGATATCCCAGATTATTGTGAAGAACCTGCAGCTTTCTCTGTGACAGGGAGTTCCAGTGCCCTACCACAGCCATTTTGTGAAGGAGGACTCTCGAACTcctatg AGGTTGCATCCAGAAATCTAGCACATGATCGCTTCTGGGGCTTCAACTTTCCCCACTCTCCAGAGATGATGAAGATTTTCCACAAGAAGTTTGGTCTTCATCAGTTCAGATTCAATCAGCTAGAAGCCATCAATGCTACTCTGCTGGGAGAGGACACATTTGTGCTAATGCCTACAG GAGGGGGTAAAAGCCTTTGCTATCAGCTGCCTGCTTGTGTCTCCGCTGGAGTGACTGTGGTGATATCTCCACTTCGTTCCCTTATTGTGGATCAGGTCCAGAAGCTTACAGCTTTAGAT gtCCCTGCCACTAGCTtgtctggggaaaaaagtgacTATGAGGCTGGACGAATCTACATGCAGCTTTCTAAGAACGATCCAGTCATCAAACTGCTTTATGCCACTCCTGAAAAG ATCTGTGCAAGTGGGAGGATGATCAGTGCTCTGCAGAATCTGTATGAACGAGGTCTGCTTGCTCGTTTTGTCATCGATGAGGCACACTGTGTCAGCCAG TGGGGACATGACTTCAGGCCAGACTATAAGCGGATGCATGAACTGCGCCAGAAGTTTCCCAAAGTTCCTATCATGGCACTGACAGCCACAGCCACACCTCGGGTCCAGAAGGACATCCTTAACCAGTTGGCTATGACTCGACCACAAGT ATTCTCAATGAGCTTCAACAGGCACAATCTCATATATTCTGTATTACCTAAAAAGCCCAAGAAAGTCGGAGAGGACTGTATTAACTGGATCAAGAAACACTATCCAT ACGACTCAGGAATTGTATACTGCCTGTCACGGAATGACTGTGACAGCATGGCAGATAGTCTTCAGAGGGCAGGTATTGCAGCCCTAGCATACCACGCTGGGATAAATGACAGTGACCGAGAGTATGTCCAAAACAAGTGGATCAACCAGGATGGTTGTCAA GTCATATGTGCCACCATTGCATTTGGCATGGGCATTGACAAGCCTGATGTACGTTATGTGATCCATGCCAGCCTACCCAAGTCAGTGGAGGGCTACTACCAAGAATCAGGCAGAGCTGGCCGGGATGGAGAGATCTCCCACTGCATTCTCTTCTATTCTTACACAGATGTCATTCGCATCAAAAGACTAATAGCCT TAGACAAAGAAGGCAACCACCAATCCAAAGCCACTCACATAAACAACCTGCACAGCATGGTACATTACTGTGAAAATGTGACAGAGTGTAGGAGGATTCAGCTTCTTGCATATTTCGGAgaacacaaatttaatacaGAATTCTGCAGGCAGTATCCAGAGGTCATCTGTGACAACTGTGCCCGACCACAC CAATACAATGCAAGAAATGTGACTGAGGATGTGAAGAAGATTGTACGATTCATACAGGAAAACTGTGAGAAGGTCGGTGGCAAATGTCCCagatttttgcagcaaaacagACTCACTCTGAACATGCTGGTTGACATTTTTCTGG GCTCGAAAAGTGCCCGAATCAAGTCAGGCATGTATGGGATTGGAGCAGCGTACTCCAAACACAATGCAGAAAGGCTCTTTAAGAAACTAGTGCTGGACCACATTCTCGTGGAGGATCTGTATATTACTAATAATGGACAAGCTGTGGCCTACATATCAGCTGGCCTTAAAGCCATGGACGTCATCAATGGCATCATACAG GTGAATTTCCATGAGACTGAGAGTGCCTCTAGCATTAGAAAGCACAAAGCCACTGTGACCAAGAGTGTCTCTAAGAGGGAGGAAATGGTGAAGAGGTGTCTGGAAGAGCTTAATGAGCTGTGTAAAAAGCTTGGCAAAGTGTTTGGTCTTCATTACTACAACATCTTCTCCACAGCCACTTTGAAAAAGATTGCTG AAACACTGTCTACTGACCCTGAGGTGTTGCTGCAGATTGATGGCGTGACTGAGGACAAACTGGAGAAGTATGGAGCTGAGCTCATTGAGCTACTGGAGAAATATTCAAAATGGCAGCTGTCAG AAGTTGAGGAGCAGGCTGAGGGCTCTCATTCTACTGATGATTATTATGACAGAGATGGCAGCATGTCTGCCTACTTCAGGAGCAGCAAAGGtcaaggagaaaagagaaagaaaccacCCTTATCAAAGAACTCCAAAAGACGCAGGGGTTACAACAACCAGAACTTCTCTAAACG TGGAAACCAGTCTTCATCTAAAGGAAGACACATAGGTGCAGATCGAGTTTCTAAACATGCTCCttcagcaccagcaaggaggaAACCTGGCTTCATGGCTCTGCCCATTCCTCAGCGTGCTGAGCGGCCATTCCTCAAACCTGCCTTCTCTCAACTTGGCTGA
- the blm gene encoding recQ-like DNA helicase BLM isoform X7 — MESICCLVDTIPEHELISLTCGTELLLLRAHRKRIVADAALLENQQSDRGTNTHPRLLHKATSAVTSKGDRSSTHFQFNKSNASVISLDCNNSIFKDSDCIINDVVKGDACSLNPSLIQADNQHKGKISGLNNGNVNIQPGECSLSLSFNQSNGQTVAQEKMVHFTSPKNTMEVDRKNVDSNALVGGAGLQDHKESDDIGDFCISDFDIDDFSENDIPDYCEEPAAFSVTGSSSALPQPFCEGGLSNSYEVASRNLAHDRFWGFNFPHSPEMMKIFHKKFGLHQFRFNQLEAINATLLGEDTFVLMPTGGGKSLCYQLPACVSAGVTVVISPLRSLIVDQVQKLTALDVPATSLSGEKSDYEAGRIYMQLSKNDPVIKLLYATPEKICASGRMISALQNLYERGLLARFVIDEAHCVSQWGHDFRPDYKRMHELRQKFPKVPIMALTATATPRVQKDILNQLAMTRPQVFSMSFNRHNLIYSVLPKKPKKVGEDCINWIKKHYPYDSGIVYCLSRNDCDSMADSLQRAGIAALAYHAGINDSDREYVQNKWINQDGCQVICATIAFGMGIDKPDVRYVIHASLPKSVEGYYQESGRAGRDGEISHCILFYSYTDVIRIKRLIALDKEGNHQSKATHINNLHSMVHYCENVTECRRIQLLAYFGEHKFNTEFCRQYPEVICDNCARPHQYNARNVTEDVKKIVRFIQENCEKVGGKCPRFLQQNRLTLNMLVDIFLGSKSARIKSGMYGIGAAYSKHNAERLFKKLVLDHILVEDLYITNNGQAVAYISAGLKAMDVINGIIQVNFHETESASSIRKHKATVTKSVSKREEMVKRCLEELNELCKKLGKVFGLHYYNIFSTATLKKIAETLSTDPEVLLQIDGVTEDKLEKYGAELIELLEKYSKWQLSEVEEQAEGSHSTDDYYDRDGSMSAYFRSSKGQGEKRKKPPLSKNSKRRRGYNNQNFSKRGNQSSSKGRHIGADRVSKHAPSAPARRKPGFMALPIPQRAERPFLKPAFSQLG; from the exons ATGGAGTCTATTTGTTGTCTAGTGGACACAATCCCTGAACATGAGCTTATATCCCTTACTTGTGGCACAGAATTGCTTTTACTGAGAGCTCACAG GAAAAGGATTGTAGCTGATGCTGCATTGTTGGAAAATCAGCAGTCAGACAGAGGAACCAACACTCACCCTAGGTTGCTTCACAAAGCTACTTCTGCTGTCACAAGCAAAGGCGATCGTTCATCTACACACTTTCAGTTCAATAAATCCAATGCTTCTGTTATATCTCTGGATTGCAACAATAGTATCTTTAAAGATTCAGACTGCATTATCAATGATGTGGTTAAAGGAGATGCCTGCAGCCTGAATCCTTCCCTTATACAGGCTGATAATCAACACAAGGGAAAAATCTCAGGCCTGAACAATGGTAATGTAAACATTCAACCTGGAGAATGTTCTTTGAGTCTGTCCTTCAATCAGTCAAATGGTCAGACTGTGGCTCAAGAGAAAATGGTACATTTCACCTCTCCTAAGAATACAATGGAGGTGGACAGAAAGAATGTGGACAGCAACGCATTAGTTGGAGGGGCTGGTTTACAAGACCACAAAGAATCAGATGACATAGGTGACTTCTGCATAAGTGACTTTGACATTGATGACTTCAGTGAGAATGATATCCCAGATTATTGTGAAGAACCTGCAGCTTTCTCTGTGACAGGGAGTTCCAGTGCCCTACCACAGCCATTTTGTGAAGGAGGACTCTCGAACTcctatg AGGTTGCATCCAGAAATCTAGCACATGATCGCTTCTGGGGCTTCAACTTTCCCCACTCTCCAGAGATGATGAAGATTTTCCACAAGAAGTTTGGTCTTCATCAGTTCAGATTCAATCAGCTAGAAGCCATCAATGCTACTCTGCTGGGAGAGGACACATTTGTGCTAATGCCTACAG GAGGGGGTAAAAGCCTTTGCTATCAGCTGCCTGCTTGTGTCTCCGCTGGAGTGACTGTGGTGATATCTCCACTTCGTTCCCTTATTGTGGATCAGGTCCAGAAGCTTACAGCTTTAGAT gtCCCTGCCACTAGCTtgtctggggaaaaaagtgacTATGAGGCTGGACGAATCTACATGCAGCTTTCTAAGAACGATCCAGTCATCAAACTGCTTTATGCCACTCCTGAAAAG ATCTGTGCAAGTGGGAGGATGATCAGTGCTCTGCAGAATCTGTATGAACGAGGTCTGCTTGCTCGTTTTGTCATCGATGAGGCACACTGTGTCAGCCAG TGGGGACATGACTTCAGGCCAGACTATAAGCGGATGCATGAACTGCGCCAGAAGTTTCCCAAAGTTCCTATCATGGCACTGACAGCCACAGCCACACCTCGGGTCCAGAAGGACATCCTTAACCAGTTGGCTATGACTCGACCACAAGT ATTCTCAATGAGCTTCAACAGGCACAATCTCATATATTCTGTATTACCTAAAAAGCCCAAGAAAGTCGGAGAGGACTGTATTAACTGGATCAAGAAACACTATCCAT ACGACTCAGGAATTGTATACTGCCTGTCACGGAATGACTGTGACAGCATGGCAGATAGTCTTCAGAGGGCAGGTATTGCAGCCCTAGCATACCACGCTGGGATAAATGACAGTGACCGAGAGTATGTCCAAAACAAGTGGATCAACCAGGATGGTTGTCAA GTCATATGTGCCACCATTGCATTTGGCATGGGCATTGACAAGCCTGATGTACGTTATGTGATCCATGCCAGCCTACCCAAGTCAGTGGAGGGCTACTACCAAGAATCAGGCAGAGCTGGCCGGGATGGAGAGATCTCCCACTGCATTCTCTTCTATTCTTACACAGATGTCATTCGCATCAAAAGACTAATAGCCT TAGACAAAGAAGGCAACCACCAATCCAAAGCCACTCACATAAACAACCTGCACAGCATGGTACATTACTGTGAAAATGTGACAGAGTGTAGGAGGATTCAGCTTCTTGCATATTTCGGAgaacacaaatttaatacaGAATTCTGCAGGCAGTATCCAGAGGTCATCTGTGACAACTGTGCCCGACCACAC CAATACAATGCAAGAAATGTGACTGAGGATGTGAAGAAGATTGTACGATTCATACAGGAAAACTGTGAGAAGGTCGGTGGCAAATGTCCCagatttttgcagcaaaacagACTCACTCTGAACATGCTGGTTGACATTTTTCTGG GCTCGAAAAGTGCCCGAATCAAGTCAGGCATGTATGGGATTGGAGCAGCGTACTCCAAACACAATGCAGAAAGGCTCTTTAAGAAACTAGTGCTGGACCACATTCTCGTGGAGGATCTGTATATTACTAATAATGGACAAGCTGTGGCCTACATATCAGCTGGCCTTAAAGCCATGGACGTCATCAATGGCATCATACAG GTGAATTTCCATGAGACTGAGAGTGCCTCTAGCATTAGAAAGCACAAAGCCACTGTGACCAAGAGTGTCTCTAAGAGGGAGGAAATGGTGAAGAGGTGTCTGGAAGAGCTTAATGAGCTGTGTAAAAAGCTTGGCAAAGTGTTTGGTCTTCATTACTACAACATCTTCTCCACAGCCACTTTGAAAAAGATTGCTG AAACACTGTCTACTGACCCTGAGGTGTTGCTGCAGATTGATGGCGTGACTGAGGACAAACTGGAGAAGTATGGAGCTGAGCTCATTGAGCTACTGGAGAAATATTCAAAATGGCAGCTGTCAG AAGTTGAGGAGCAGGCTGAGGGCTCTCATTCTACTGATGATTATTATGACAGAGATGGCAGCATGTCTGCCTACTTCAGGAGCAGCAAAGGtcaaggagaaaagagaaagaaaccacCCTTATCAAAGAACTCCAAAAGACGCAGGGGTTACAACAACCAGAACTTCTCTAAACG TGGAAACCAGTCTTCATCTAAAGGAAGACACATAGGTGCAGATCGAGTTTCTAAACATGCTCCttcagcaccagcaaggaggaAACCTGGCTTCATGGCTCTGCCCATTCCTCAGCGTGCTGAGCGGCCATTCCTCAAACCTGCCTTCTCTCAACTTGGCTGA